From a single Pecten maximus unplaced genomic scaffold, xPecMax1.1, whole genome shotgun sequence genomic region:
- the LOC117320222 gene encoding caltractin-like has translation MPKKKGKSGKSKKGGKKKGKSSAKEGSKPAKADPMAPMFVQPPPRPGERLVELLKKNPVDEKEIHGYKVTNRVLKQLTPQEIRDLLMVFELFDNNSDGYHGSAELRRAMRALGFKCSREEAKQMIADTSLKGKSMIDFPEFLEAVIDRQGDARDMYDEILKGFNMFDYEKTGAISLDGLKLACEDAGIKFTQKELEEMIEEADLNGDGKVDQSEFIRIMLQTNLF, from the exons ATGCCTAAGAAAAAGGGGAAATCAGGAAAATCCAAAAAGGGAGGAAAGAAAAAGGGCAAATCCTCCGCAAAGGAAGGGTCTAAGCCAGCAAAAGCAGACCCAATGGCCCCAATGTTCGTGCAGCCCCCACCTCGACCAGGCGAAAGG TTAGTGGAACTTTTAAAGAAGAATCCTGTGGATGAAAAGGAGATTCACGGATACAAAGTGACTAACAGAGTCCTAAAACAGCTGACCCCTCAGGAAATCAGAGATCTGTTGATGGTGTTTGAGCTGTTTGATAATAACAGTGATGG ATACCATGGGTCAGCCGAACTTCGTCGTGCAATGAGAGCCTTAGGATTCAAATGTTCTAGGGAGGAGGCCAAGCAAATGATAGCCGATACGAGTCTTAAGGGCAAAAG tATGATAGATTTCCCAGAGTTTCTGGAGGCAGTGATTGACAGACAGGGTGATGCAAGAGACATGTATGATGAAATACTCAAAGGCTTCAACATGTTTGATTACG AAAAGACGGGAGCAATATCTCTGGATGGTTTGAAACTGGCTTGTGAAGATGCTGGTATCAAGTTTACACAGAAGGAGTTAGAAGAGATGATTGAAGAGGCTGATCTCAATGGCGACGGCAAAGTTGACCAATCAGAATTTATTCGAATCATGCTGCAGACAAACTTATTCTAG